In Sorangium aterium, the genomic stretch GCCGGTTCCGGTCGAGGCTGTGGTGCTCGCGGTGGAGCTGCTCGTGGTGGAGCTACTCGTGGTGGAGCTGCTTGTGGTGGAGCTGCTCGTGGTGGAGCTGCTCGTCGTCGTGCTGCCAGAGCCCCCGACCCCGTCCGAGCCCCCGGTCCCGCTCGTGGTGGAGCTGCTCGTGGTGGAGCTGCTCGTGGTGGTGCTGCCCGTGGTCCCACTCGTCGTCGACCCGCCCGGGCCCCCCGTGCTGCCGGTGGTGGCGGTGGTGCCGGTGGTGCCGGTGGTGCCGGTGCTGCCCGCGGTCACGCCGCCCGTCCCAGACGAGCTGCCACCCGCTCCGGTCTCTGCAGAGGAGTCGTCGTCCGGCCCCGCGCAGCCCACGGCAACCAAACCCACGATGATAGTAAAATGTTTTAACAAAGTTAAACTCACGGCTCCTCCTTGGCGAAGTGATTCAATTCCCCGCAGCCGATCTCGTGATCATGGCTAGCACCAGGGCTCGGTGGCGACAACGGCCTGTAGAGTCATTCCAGCCGTTGGTCCAAGGCCCGCCCTCAGGCTCGACCCGGCCGAGCCGCGGACGAGGTCGCACAAGCGCCCCCGGTACGGTGGGCTTGCGAACAGCCGCCGAGGCAAGCGCTTCCCCCGTCACCCTGGATCCTTGACGCGCTGGATCCCTTGACGCGCCGGGCCGCGTGAAACAGCGCAAGAGAACTACATGAAGGCGGGAAGATGGGGTCGGCTCGGGTCCCATCTTCCACGCTCCGCGCCGTCATGCTCTCATGTCGCCGTTCTCGGGAAGACGCTGCCTGTTCGTCGCCTTGTCCGGCCGGACAGGTCATCGACCACCTGAGAGAGCTGTTGAGACCTCTCACCATAGAGCGACCGGGAGGCGCCGGAGCTCGGGGACAGCCCATGATGACCAGGACGTCGAGAACCTCGTCCATCCTCGCGATCGCCCTTGTCCTCGTATCGGGCTGCGGTCGTGACTCGGCAGCTCCCTCGGACGAGGCCGGGTCGCACGGTGGAAGCGGCGGCACGCCCTCGACCGGAGCGGGAGGAGAGGCGGGTTCGAGCAGCAGCGCGCTGGCTGGCTCCGGCGGGGCAGGGGCGGTGAGCGCGGCTTCGACCAGCGGCGGCTCGTCGGGCGGGAGCGGGGGCGCGCCGGGCGAGCCACGCCCCACGGTGACCGCCGCTCCGGGCACGGAGCTCGTCACGGTCGACACGAGCGTGGCGCACCAATCCTTCGAGGGCTGGGGCACGAGCCTGTGCTGGTGGGCCGATCACGTGGGCGGATGGCAGGAAGCCAAGCGCAACGCCGTGGTCGAAGCGGTCGTCGATCCGGTGAATGGGCTCGGTTATAACGTGTTCCGCTACAACATCGGCGGCGGGGAGAACCCGTCCCACGAGCACATGAAGGAGCATCGCGAGATGCCGGGGTTCCAGAGCGCCGACGGGACCTTCACGTGGTCGAACGACGCCAGGCAGCGCGCCGTCCTCCTGCGCATCGCGGAGCGCGGAGCGGATCTGATCTTCGAGGCGTTCTCCAACTCTCCCCCTTACTGGATGACGAACAGCGGTTGCGCCTCGGGCAGCAGCAACGGCAAAGACAACCTCAAAGCGGACCATTACGACGACTTCGCCCACTACCTCACGGAGGTCGTCCGTCACTACAGGGACGAGTTCGGGATCACCTTTCGCACGCTGGAGCCGCTGAACGAGCCCTTCGCCGACTGGTGGAAATCGAACGGCTCCCAGGAGGGCTGCCACTTCGACCGGGCGAGTCAGGAGAAGATCATCCAGGAGGTGGCCAGGCAGCTGACCAGCAAGGGCCTCGGCGAGACGGTGGTCAGCGCGTCGGACGAGAACAGCATGGATGACGCCGTCCGGAACATCGGCGCCTTCGGCGCGGAGACGAACGCGGCGTTCCAGCAGCTCAACGTCCACTCGTACGCCGGCAGCCAGCGCGGCCAGCTCCGGCAGCTCGCGACGAGGCTCGGCAAGCGGCTGTGGCAATCGGAGTCGGGACCGCTCGGGCAGAGCATCAGCGACGACACGGACGCGGCGCTGTTCATGGCGGAGCGCATCATCAAGGATCTGCGCGAGCTGGAGCCGGAGGCCTGGGTGGACTGGCAGTCGGGTGATCCGTCGCGCAGCTGGGCGAGCTTCACGCTGAACGACAGCGAGCAGTCCTACGCGCCCCTCAAGCGCTTTTACATGCATGCCGGCTTCAGCCGTTACATCCGGCCCGGCGCGCGCTTCGTCGACGTCGATAGCGAGGACATGGTGGCCGCGGTCAGCGCCGACGGGAGCTCTCTCTCGCTCGTGGTCCGCAACGGGGATCGCGACGCGAGCCACGGCTACACGCTCGATCTCACCCGGCTCCCCGCGGTCGGTCCCGCCGCGGAAGTGCACCGCACCTCGCGCACGGAGGACCTCGATCGGCTCCCCGACATGGCGATCGAAGACTATCGCCTGGTGGTCATGGTCCCTGCCTTTTCCATCACCACCTTCGTCATCCCGATGCCCTGATTTTCCCCTGGAGCGACCTCCATGATCGAGCGTCGGAGCACCCGCTTTACGAGCCTGTTCATCGGCGCGTTGTGCGGGACGCTCATGGGCTGCAGCGAGCGAGGCCCCGCGGCAGATAGCGAGGCGCCGCCCCTCCCCGGTGGAGCTGGAGGCGGCGGGGTGGGGGAGAGCTCGCCTTCGAGTTCGAGCGGGGGCACGACGTCGGCAGGTGAAGGTGGCAGCGGCGGCGGCGGCTCGGCCAGCGTGCCGTGCGCCTTCACCTGCCACGACGACTGTCCTGCCCTGGGCGCTCTCGAGGTGGAGGGCAGCTGCGCTGTCCCGAGCGAGCGGTGCTGCTGGCTGGGCGCCCCGAGCGATCCCTACCCGAGCGGCGGGAGCTCCTCGGTCGACGACTCCCCCCCGATCCCGGTCGACGAGCTCCCTGTCGTCCCCGAGATGCCCGATCCGCTCACCATGGCCGACGGGACCAAGGTCAGCACGGCGGAGCAGTGGCGGGCCCGCCGCAAGGAGATGATGCAGATCCTGGAGGACTACGCGTACGGGCCAGGCGGTCCTGCTCGCGGGCGCCTTCGACGAGCGCATCGCGCTCACCGCCCCGGTGGCGGGGGGCATGGCCTTTCGGTTCTCGGGCGCCGAGATGGGCGGCGGGCTCGGGCAGGGCATCACCGAGATCGTCGATCAGAACACCTATTGGTTCGGGCCGCTGCTTCCGGAGTTCAGGAACCGGACGGAGCGCCTTCCCTCGGACCAACACTGGTTGCCGGCCCTCACCGCGCCGCGGCTCTTCATCCTGTGCAACTCGCTCAAAGATCAGTACGGAAGGGCCTACGCGGCAGTGCAGTCGTACCTCGGCGCTCGACCGGCGTACGACTTCCTCGGCGTCCCCGAGCATGTGGGGTTGAACTTCCGGCCCGGCGGGCACGGCGCCACCGAGGAGGACTGGAACGCCATCTTCGACTTCGCTGATCAGGTCCTCCTGGGGAAGCCGGGGACCCGGCGCTTCGACGTCATTCCGCCGCGCAAGGACACTCCCTAGAGCGACAAACGGGTTGAAACTGCCCGAAATGCGCAGAATTCGAGCCGCCAAGACGCCAAAAGACGCCAATATATTGGTTTTATTTCATGGCATCTTGGCGTCTCATGGCGCCTTGACGGTTCATTCCTCGCTTGAACAACGTGATCGTTGTTCAAGGTAGCCGAGGCTGCCGGCCTGAACCGTTACCCAGGCCCAGGTCCGTACCGTCAATCGACCGGATAGCCCCGCCACATCCAGCGCAGCGTGTCGGGGAGCGTCTGCTTGATCACCCTCCCGTCGCAGTGGCTGGCGCCCTTCGCGTAGACGAAGCGGTAATGATATCCCTTCTCCTTGAGGACCGCCGCCACGCGCTGGTTCGCCATCAGCCAGTTGTGGTGGCTGGCTTCATCCCTAGTGCTGCCGAGGTCGTTCTCGCCGACCTGCAGGAAGACGCGCAACGGCTTGGGCGGGCTCTCCCGGATGAGCCCCTCCGTGTACTCCCAGGCGCCGTCGGGATACTCGGCCTCGGTGGGCGCGATGGGGTTCTGCTGGTCGACGAACGTGCCGGAGTAGGTGACGATCTTGCGGTAGGTGTCGTGGCCGAACCAGCCCATGGTGAGCGCCGCCGCCCCGCCCGAGCTGCATCCGTACGTGGCGCGGCCGTCCGGGTTGGTCGTGAACTTCAGGTTGGGGTACGCGGCGTGGACGGCTCGGTCGTTTTTGACCGCCTCGAGGAGCTCCGTATCGACGAACCTCTGATAGGCGTCCGACATGGTATCGTATTCGAGCCCCCGCTCGCTGCCGTACGAGTCGCCCCCTCCGCTCGCGGCGAAGATGGCGATGACGCTCGGGAAACGGTTGTTCGGGTCCGCGACGAAGTTGTTGATCGTGTTGATGATCTCGTTCCTGTCGCGCGCGTCCTGGACGACCATGAACGGCGCCTCCGCGCCGTCGACGTACGTCGCGGGGATCGCGACCTCCACGCGGCGGTTGAAATCCCCCTTGGCGTTGTCGTTCAACGTCGAATCGTGGCCGGTGAAGATCTCGCTCTCCCGGGACGACAGGGAAAACGCGAACGTCCGCCCCTGGGGAACGCCGTCGATCCTCTTGATCTCCGGGGCGTCCTGGTAGTTGGGCCCGATCTCGAAATCGCCGTCGCCTTCGGTGCCGACCGGATCGACCGTCCCGCCCTGTCCTCCCCCGCCGCTCGGGTTCGGGTCGTCTGTGCCGCCCGCGCCCGAGGTGCTGCCGCTGCTGCTCGAAGAGCTGCTGCTGCTGCTCGAAGAACTGCTGCTGCTGCTGCTGCTCGAAGAACTGCTGCTGCTGCTTCCGTTTCCTCCGCTGCCGCCCGAGCCGTCGGCGGCGTCTTTGTCGGACCCGCAAGCAGCGATTGAAAGCGCGACAAGGAGCGAGATACTGCATGGGATCGAGCGGGTCATGGATCCTCCTGGGATTGGATTGCGTTGCACGCCATCGGCGTGTGCGGCACCGACGTCGGGCCGGGGCGCTCGCGCGCCGGTCGGCGGACGTGAAGCCGATCGTGACGTTCGTGTGAGCGCGCAGGCGCCGCGAGGCCGCGCGGGTGACCGTCGACGAGCTACTCGGTGGTGAACCGGAAGACGGCCGTCTGCGCGTAGCGCTGGCCGGGCTTGAGGATGACCTCGTTCTTCCAGGCCGGGACGTTGATCGAGTTCGGGAACCTCTGCGGCTCGAGGCACAGGCCGCTGTACTGGTTGTAGACCGCGCCGCCCTTGCCCTTGATCGACCCGTCGAGGTAGTTGCCGGTATAGAACTGGATCCCCGGCTGATCGGCCTCGATCGTCAGCACCCGACCGGTCTTCGGATCCTTGACCCGAGCCGCCTCGCGGAGCGTGTGCGGGTCGCCGCTGACGACCATGTTGTGGTCGTATCCGACCGGCTTGCCGCCCATGGCTTCCAGGTCCCTGCCGAGCGGCTTGGCGGCGGTGAAATCGAGCGGCGTCCCCTTCACCGGCTTGATCTGGCCCGAGGGGACGCCGGTGGCGTCCGGCGGGGTGTAGCTGTCGGCGTGCAGCGTCAGCTCCTGGTCGGCGACGGAGCCCGAGCCGTGCCCTCCCAGGTTGAAGTAGCTGTGGTGGGCCATGTTGACGATCGTGGTCTTGTCGGTCGTGGCCGACATCTCGACCCTGAGCTCGTTTTTGTTGGTGAGCGTGTAGGTCGTGGTCGCGTTGACCGTGCCGGGGTAGCCTTCTTCCCCGTCCTTCGATACGTACGTGAGCTTGATGGACGGGCCATCCGGCGTCTCGGTCGCTTCCGCGTCCCAGACGACCTTGTCCCAGCCTTTCTTGCCGCCGTGCAGCGTGTGGGCGCCGTTGTTCGCGGAGAGCTTGTAGGTCTTGCCATCGAGCTGGAACTGCGCGTTCTTGATGCGGTTGGCCACGCGGCCGACCGTCGCCCCGAAGTACGGGCTGCTCTTCAGGTACCCGTCGAGGTTGTCGTGGCCGAGGACGATGTCGCCCATCTTCCCTGTCTTGTCGGGGACGTGGAGCTCGGTCACCGTCGCGCCGTAGGTCATCACCTTCGCGACCAGGCCGTTCGCGTTCGTGAGCGTGTAGAGGATGACCTCTTTGCCATCGGCGTTGCCGAAGGGCGCCTTGGAGACGGAAGCGGGCTTTGCGTTCATGGTTTCACCACCAGGTGGCTCGGGCTTGGCGGCCGGGGCCGCCGGAGAGGCGTCCGGCGCGGGGGCCGCCGCCGGCGCGGGCGGCGCCGCCGCAGGGGGCGTGTCGACGGTCTGCGCGCCGCCGCATGCGCCGGCGAGGCACGCCGTCATCGTCAATCCGAACCACGATCTCGTCCTATCTATCGCCATGCTGTTCCCTCCGCCAGGATTGTCTCACCTGGATCGGCTCCACCTGAGCAAGCCCAGCGCGGGTGAGCCCCCACGATCTCGCCATGGCTTGCATTCACGACACCCGGTTGGAGTCGGCGCAGAGATCGATCCCGATACAAAGGATCAAGAGTCCGGTGCGCACGACGGCTACCCGGGACAAAGCGGAACGACACCCTGAAACGAAATTGTGAACGTTCACATTGACCATGTCAACTCAAATGAACCGGCGCGAGGCGAGCCTCGATCCCGAAATTGGAATCCACATCGAACAATACCGTGGCCCTGCGCCCGCCCTCTTGACGCGCCGCTCCGGAGGAGACTTGCCAGCCATCCGACGTCGAGCTTGGCCGTGGACCGACGGATCATCGCTGACATCAGAAAAAATGTGAGCGATCACAATCGCGTGGCTCTGGCCGGTCGAGACGATCGCGCCGGCGTTCATTCACTCCTGGTGCGCGCTCCAGCCGACCTCGTTGCCCTTCGTGCCGACCTGCGTGTCTTCTGGACATCACCGTTCCTAGCGCTCGAGCGCAGATCTGGAGCGCCCATCCCGGGTCGCCGCGTCCGCGGCGCCGCCGCCGCGGTGGTACGTCCCGCGAACCAGGTCCCAGAGCGGGAAGGTGACGTTGAAGTTCCACTGCCGCATCAACGACGGCCGGTGGTGCGCGCTGTGGTGACGCCGGAGCCGCGCCACGAGGCGGCTGCGGCCTATCCTGCTGTCCGGCGGGAGGTGGTACGAGAGATGGAGACACTCGTACAGCACCATGTACCCCATGCACGTCGCCACGAAGAGCGAAGCGAGGTTGCTTTGACCGGCCGCGCCGAGCGCGAGGGCGAGCGGGAGCGTCAGCGCGAAGACTCCCGCGATGCCGTAGGAAGGGATCAAAACGAAGCCGAGCTCGCGCGGTGTGCGGATGGCCATGTCGCTCTCGACGAACACGCGGTGGTGCACCGGCGTGTGCCGGTCGTAGAAAGCCTCGAGGAAGCGCCGCCTCCGGTGGAGCAGACCCCGATGCGCCCGCCACTCGACGGCGTTGCAGAAGACGAAGAAAAGCGGGATCGCGGCGAGCTCGCAGGCCTGCAGGCTTCGCAACCGCGTGAGCGAGAGCGCCGCGAGCCCACAGCCGAGGCCGACCGTGCTCGCGAGGTGGAGCCAGGGAGAGTACCACCGCGGCATCGACATCACCCGGCGCCGCCGCAGCTCGGCCCGGCCCGCGTCGTCGAGCGGGGCAGGGTCGGGGGAGCCGTCGTGGCCAGCCGCGCTCACCGGCCTGCCTCGCGCCCGGTGTCGAACGCCCGGTCCCAGAGCGCGGAGCTCACCCCGAAGCGCGCGCGCGGCGCGGCGTGGTGCCGGAGGTGGTGGCGGCGTTGCGCTGGAAGAGGGTGTTCCGCCTCGCCGAGCAGGTGCGCCGCGAGGTGGGAGAGCTCATAGAGAAAATAGCCGGCGACGAGCCCGGCCCAGAGCGGCGCGGCGCGAGAGACCCCCGCGGCCGCCGCGGTCGCGCAGAAGCCGGCGGAGAAGGCCCCGAGCGTGGCAACGGGTGGTTTGACGATGGGCGTTCGGTGAGGGGTTTCGTGGTGCGCGAGGTGGATACGGGCGCCGAGGAAGGCGAGCGGGTGCTTCGCCGGCAGGTGGAAGAGGAAGCGGTGGAGCAGGTACTCAATCAAGGTCCAGCCCGCGAGCCCAGCCGCCCAGAGGAGCCCTCCGGCGAGCGCGCCGACTCCGCTCCACACGACGATCCCCAGAAGGGTCACCTCGGCTACCGCGACGACGGCGAGCCGCCGCGCGTCGGCGGGGTCCCGGAACATGGCGCCACGCAGGGTCGACATGCCGTCCATCCCTCACATGAAGATGCCGTCGACGAGGGTCCAGGGCTCGCGCGTGAGGACGCGCCGGGCGAAGTCGAGGAGGACCGCGTTGAAGTCGCCCCGCGGATGACGCGTGAAGCCGTCGCGCACCGACGCGGCGTCGAGGTCGTAGCGGCGCACACCGAGGGAGTGGTCCATCCACACCGACTGCCGGAACGCCGTCGATTCAGGGCACAACGCCGGCGTCGGGCGGAGGCGATGGTTGTAGAGGAGGCACTCGTCGGCCACGCGCAGGTCGTACGGGGAGAGCTCGAACGACTTCGCGGCGAAGGCGCGGTGGAACAGCGAGCGGCTGCGCTGCATGTAGTCTCCGCCCTGCTCGCCCGGGCACAGCAGCCCGAGATCATGAATCATCGCCAGCGCGTAGAGCAGGTCGGGATCGGCCTTCTGGCGGCGGCGCTCGAGGAGCAGCGTCGTGAAGTGGAATACGCGAAGACAGTGGTTGCGCAGCCCGTCGCCGCGGTAGGGGCAGAGCTCCTCGAAGAGCTCCTGGGCGCGTGCCCCGAGCGCCGGACGCGCTCCGAGGCGATGCGAAGGCGCGGCGTCCGGCGTCGGCATGAGCTCGGCCATGATGAGATCCTAACACGGGTCGCGCCGGCGCTGGCGCGCCGAGCGCTCCCCGTGTCAGAGACTCCAGCGTCCGATGCCCGGCGGTTCCACATCGTAGGTAACCCCCCTCCAGCGTGAGCTGGTCCTCGTCGAGGTAGGCAACGCCGATCGAGTCGTCGCTGAGCTCGGGCCGTCCGCGAGCGTCCCGAGCACGCCGTCGCGGGTGCTGACCTTTTGTACCGGCTCAATCCACTCAAGCTGGGGTTATCCGAGGCTCAGCCGGGAACCGCGGTTGTGATCGCGAGGCAGTGTGCACGCCGCCATGAGCGCGTTCACGCTCGGATGGCCCTCTCCTCGCCGTGACTTTATCATAAACGGCCAATCGCGCCTCGATGAGCGAAGCTGTGGCGTCCGCCGCGTGCACGTCGGACAGCGGCAGAGGCATTCACGAATGCCTCGACCCCGGCATGG encodes the following:
- a CDS encoding glycoside hydrolase family 30 protein is translated as MSAASTSGGSSGGSGGAPGEPRPTVTAAPGTELVTVDTSVAHQSFEGWGTSLCWWADHVGGWQEAKRNAVVEAVVDPVNGLGYNVFRYNIGGGENPSHEHMKEHREMPGFQSADGTFTWSNDARQRAVLLRIAERGADLIFEAFSNSPPYWMTNSGCASGSSNGKDNLKADHYDDFAHYLTEVVRHYRDEFGITFRTLEPLNEPFADWWKSNGSQEGCHFDRASQEKIIQEVARQLTSKGLGETVVSASDENSMDDAVRNIGAFGAETNAAFQQLNVHSYAGSQRGQLRQLATRLGKRLWQSESGPLGQSISDDTDAALFMAERIIKDLRELEPEAWVDWQSGDPSRSWASFTLNDSEQSYAPLKRFYMHAGFSRYIRPGARFVDVDSEDMVAAVSADGSSLSLVVRNGDRDASHGYTLDLTRLPAVGPAAEVHRTSRTEDLDRLPDMAIEDYRLVVMVPAFSITTFVIPMP
- a CDS encoding alpha/beta hydrolase, with translation MTRSIPCSISLLVALSIAACGSDKDAADGSGGSGGNGSSSSSSSSSSSSSSSSSSSSSSSSSSGSTSGAGGTDDPNPSGGGGQGGTVDPVGTEGDGDFEIGPNYQDAPEIKRIDGVPQGRTFAFSLSSRESEIFTGHDSTLNDNAKGDFNRRVEVAIPATYVDGAEAPFMVVQDARDRNEIINTINNFVADPNNRFPSVIAIFAASGGGDSYGSERGLEYDTMSDAYQRFVDTELLEAVKNDRAVHAAYPNLKFTTNPDGRATYGCSSGGAAALTMGWFGHDTYRKIVTYSGTFVDQQNPIAPTEAEYPDGAWEYTEGLIRESPPKPLRVFLQVGENDLGSTRDEASHHNWLMANQRVAAVLKEKGYHYRFVYAKGASHCDGRVIKQTLPDTLRWMWRGYPVD
- a CDS encoding aldose epimerase family protein is translated as MTACLAGACGGAQTVDTPPAAAPPAPAAAPAPDASPAAPAAKPEPPGGETMNAKPASVSKAPFGNADGKEVILYTLTNANGLVAKVMTYGATVTELHVPDKTGKMGDIVLGHDNLDGYLKSSPYFGATVGRVANRIKNAQFQLDGKTYKLSANNGAHTLHGGKKGWDKVVWDAEATETPDGPSIKLTYVSKDGEEGYPGTVNATTTYTLTNKNELRVEMSATTDKTTIVNMAHHSYFNLGGHGSGSVADQELTLHADSYTPPDATGVPSGQIKPVKGTPLDFTAAKPLGRDLEAMGGKPVGYDHNMVVSGDPHTLREAARVKDPKTGRVLTIEADQPGIQFYTGNYLDGSIKGKGGAVYNQYSGLCLEPQRFPNSINVPAWKNEVILKPGQRYAQTAVFRFTTE
- a CDS encoding sterol desaturase family protein, whose amino-acid sequence is MSAAGHDGSPDPAPLDDAGRAELRRRRVMSMPRWYSPWLHLASTVGLGCGLAALSLTRLRSLQACELAAIPLFFVFCNAVEWRAHRGLLHRRRRFLEAFYDRHTPVHHRVFVESDMAIRTPRELGFVLIPSYGIAGVFALTLPLALALGAAGQSNLASLFVATCMGYMVLYECLHLSYHLPPDSRIGRSRLVARLRRHHSAHHRPSLMRQWNFNVTFPLWDLVRGTYHRGGGAADAATRDGRSRSALER
- a CDS encoding sterol desaturase family protein — protein: MSTLRGAMFRDPADARRLAVVAVAEVTLLGIVVWSGVGALAGGLLWAAGLAGWTLIEYLLHRFLFHLPAKHPLAFLGARIHLAHHETPHRTPIVKPPVATLGAFSAGFCATAAAAGVSRAAPLWAGLVAGYFLYELSHLAAHLLGEAEHPLPAQRRHHLRHHAAPRARFGVSSALWDRAFDTGREAGR
- a CDS encoding HD domain-containing protein, which codes for MAELMPTPDAAPSHRLGARPALGARAQELFEELCPYRGDGLRNHCLRVFHFTTLLLERRRQKADPDLLYALAMIHDLGLLCPGEQGGDYMQRSRSLFHRAFAAKSFELSPYDLRVADECLLYNHRLRPTPALCPESTAFRQSVWMDHSLGVRRYDLDAASVRDGFTRHPRGDFNAVLLDFARRVLTREPWTLVDGIFM